A stretch of the Nitratifractor salsuginis DSM 16511 genome encodes the following:
- the moaA gene encoding GTP 3',8-cyclase MoaA: MLIDGHGRTVNYLRVSVTERCNFRCQYCMPEKPFSWVPQENLLSFEDLFKFIKIAIDEGVSKIRLTGGEPLLRQDLDRFVKMIHDYKPDIDLALTTNGYLLPDTAQALRDAGLKRINISLDSLKPAVAAQIAQKNVLGKVLEGIDKALEVGLGVKINMVPLKGINDAEILDILEYARARGIRVRFIEYMENAHANSEIEGMHGKEILERIKERYTIRRLGREGASPSYNYKIEENGYIFGLIDPHKHDFCESCNRIRLTAEGHLIPCLYFDEAQSIAEAVREGDIDAAAAILADVLANKPKENRWSETENEGSNRAFYETGG; the protein is encoded by the coding sequence ATGCTCATCGATGGACATGGACGCACCGTCAACTATTTACGCGTCTCGGTAACGGAGCGCTGTAATTTCCGCTGTCAATACTGTATGCCGGAAAAACCTTTCAGCTGGGTTCCCCAGGAGAATCTTCTCAGTTTCGAAGATCTCTTCAAATTTATCAAGATCGCCATTGACGAAGGGGTGAGCAAAATACGCCTGACGGGAGGAGAACCCCTGCTCAGACAGGACCTGGATCGTTTCGTGAAGATGATCCACGACTACAAACCCGATATCGACCTGGCCCTGACGACCAACGGATATCTCCTGCCCGATACCGCCCAGGCATTGAGGGATGCGGGGCTGAAACGCATCAACATTTCCCTCGACTCCCTCAAGCCCGCCGTGGCCGCGCAGATCGCCCAAAAGAACGTCCTGGGCAAAGTGCTGGAAGGGATCGACAAGGCCCTGGAAGTGGGACTCGGGGTCAAGATCAATATGGTCCCGCTCAAAGGGATCAACGATGCGGAGATCCTCGATATTCTGGAGTATGCCAGAGCGCGGGGGATCCGGGTCCGTTTCATCGAATATATGGAGAATGCCCACGCCAACAGTGAGATCGAAGGTATGCACGGCAAGGAGATCCTGGAGCGGATCAAAGAGCGTTATACCATCCGCCGTCTCGGACGGGAAGGGGCGAGCCCCTCTTACAACTACAAGATTGAAGAGAACGGCTATATCTTCGGCCTCATCGATCCGCATAAACACGATTTCTGTGAAAGCTGCAACCGCATCCGTCTCACGGCCGAGGGCCATCTGATCCCCTGCCTCTATTTCGACGAAGCCCAATCGATCGCAGAAGCGGTCCGGGAAGGCGACATCGACGCCGCGGCAGCTATCCTGGCCGACGTCCTGGCCAACAAACCCAAGGAGAACCGCTGGAGCGAGACGGAGAACGAAGGCTCCAACCGGGCTTTCTATGAAACGGGCGGATGA
- the ribE gene encoding riboflavin synthase, whose product MFTGLIREIGTVVDDRNHILTIRSSLRPEVGDSIAVNGVCLTVTEVLPNGFRVEAADETRRIVPPQKLRGRVHLEPAMRMGDRFEGHIVQGHIDTVGTVRRIQRGENATEYTISVDPAQIAYIIPKGSVAIDGVSLTINEVGDDWFRLTIIPHTIANTLFRDYRVGSKVNIETDLFARYVDHILRHRQERKRGLSWEEVDGMSMSF is encoded by the coding sequence TTGTTTACCGGATTGATCCGTGAGATCGGCACTGTCGTCGATGACCGAAACCACATCCTCACCATCCGCTCCTCCCTCCGGCCCGAGGTGGGCGACTCCATCGCCGTCAACGGCGTCTGCCTCACCGTCACCGAAGTCCTCCCCAACGGCTTCCGCGTCGAAGCCGCCGACGAAACCCGCCGCATCGTCCCGCCACAGAAGCTCCGGGGCCGGGTGCACCTGGAGCCGGCGATGCGCATGGGCGACCGCTTCGAGGGGCACATCGTCCAGGGCCACATCGACACCGTCGGCACCGTCCGCCGCATCCAGCGGGGCGAAAATGCCACCGAATACACCATCTCCGTCGACCCCGCCCAGATCGCCTACATCATTCCCAAAGGTTCGGTAGCCATCGACGGAGTCAGCCTCACCATCAACGAAGTAGGAGACGATTGGTTCCGCCTGACCATCATCCCCCACACCATTGCAAACACTCTCTTTCGGGATTATCGCGTCGGGAGCAAGGTCAATATCGAAACCGATCTTTTCGCCCGCTATGTGGATCATATCCTGCGCCATCGGCAGGAGAGGAAAAGGGGACTCAGTTGGGAAGAGGTGGATGGGATGAGTATGAGTTTTTGA
- a CDS encoding cupin domain-containing protein codes for MTDLNLFYYTVPPTGEAFTTLLQDKNVKIVRIVSSNNIEPTEYHQEEDEWVVLLEGEAEMEIDGKRRTLKRGDTLFLPAHTPHTVLRTARGTLWLAVHIYPAEKS; via the coding sequence ATGACCGATCTCAACCTCTTCTACTACACCGTGCCCCCCACCGGCGAAGCGTTCACCACCCTCCTCCAAGACAAAAACGTCAAGATCGTGCGCATTGTCAGCTCCAACAATATCGAGCCCACCGAATATCACCAGGAGGAGGACGAGTGGGTTGTGCTGCTGGAAGGGGAAGCAGAGATGGAGATCGACGGGAAACGGCGTACCTTGAAACGGGGTGACACCCTCTTCCTCCCGGCCCACACCCCCCACACGGTCCTGCGCACCGCTCGAGGGACCCTCTGGCTGGCGGTACATATTTATCCCGCTGAAAAAAGTTAA
- a CDS encoding REP-associated tyrosine transposase → MPRKPRIDLAGYHHVINRGVNRSDIFVDEDDYEAFLQILCKACRDYKVVVHDYCLMSNHFHLLIETRLNNLSLFMKQLNSNYALYANKKQKRSGHFWQGRFYSRYIVNEEYYYTLIRYIEQNPIEAGLVERVGEYPYTLGAVIANRQKPIPCTRDSKLLQELDYENIQEIIGVKLDEEAMTQLAEIQAQKVIEKDGVKQVAYSKSLEEHFKDAERNEAIRHALDDGYTQAKIAAYLGVSRSLVSKMLKGRYSTPDP, encoded by the coding sequence ATGCCAAGAAAACCCCGAATAGATCTCGCAGGTTATCACCATGTCATCAACAGAGGTGTCAACCGCTCCGATATCTTCGTTGATGAGGATGACTATGAAGCGTTTTTGCAAATACTCTGCAAAGCTTGCAGGGATTACAAAGTCGTCGTGCATGATTATTGCCTGATGAGTAACCATTTCCATCTGCTGATCGAGACTCGACTGAATAACCTCTCACTTTTTATGAAACAGCTCAATAGTAATTACGCCCTCTATGCCAATAAAAAACAGAAACGCTCCGGTCACTTCTGGCAGGGAAGGTTTTATTCCCGCTATATCGTCAATGAAGAGTACTACTATACGCTGATACGGTACATAGAACAAAACCCCATCGAAGCAGGCTTGGTCGAGAGGGTAGGTGAATATCCCTATACACTGGGAGCGGTCATTGCCAACCGGCAAAAACCTATACCGTGTACTCGTGACTCAAAACTGCTTCAGGAGCTCGATTACGAAAATATACAGGAGATCATCGGAGTGAAGCTCGATGAAGAAGCGATGACACAGCTGGCAGAGATACAGGCACAAAAGGTGATAGAAAAAGACGGAGTCAAGCAAGTCGCTTACAGCAAAAGTCTCGAAGAACATTTCAAAGATGCCGAACGCAACGAAGCCATACGCCATGCTTTGGATGATGGCTACACACAGGCAAAGATCGCTGCGTATCTCGGCGTATCACGATCGCTGGTCTCAAAGATGCTCAAAGGTAGATATTCAACGCCTGACCCGTAA
- the petA gene encoding ubiquinol-cytochrome c reductase iron-sulfur subunit, with the protein MSDRRDFFGKVLGAYAGLGALGALYAAKRTWDPLPSVKAAGFTTLDLSAYKEQNKLYVEKWRGKPILIINVPKDAKPDTAPNGNDKNAYEDPRLIKVGDKKFMIVIGLCTHLGCIPDYFPEKHKFVCPCHGGQFNAAGEVLKAPPPSPLVIPPFKIKGNAVVLGEEGPEYKKLKEAGLVA; encoded by the coding sequence ATGAGCGACAGAAGAGATTTCTTCGGCAAAGTGCTCGGTGCCTATGCCGGATTGGGAGCCCTCGGGGCTCTCTATGCGGCCAAGCGCACCTGGGATCCCCTGCCGAGTGTCAAAGCGGCCGGGTTTACGACCCTGGATCTGAGCGCCTACAAAGAGCAGAACAAGCTCTACGTCGAAAAATGGCGCGGTAAACCGATCCTGATCATCAATGTGCCCAAGGATGCCAAGCCCGACACGGCACCCAACGGCAACGACAAGAACGCCTACGAAGATCCCCGTCTGATCAAAGTGGGCGACAAGAAGTTTATGATCGTCATCGGCCTCTGTACCCACCTGGGGTGTATCCCCGATTACTTCCCCGAGAAGCACAAGTTTGTCTGCCCCTGTCATGGAGGGCAGTTCAACGCTGCCGGTGAAGTCCTCAAGGCTCCGCCGCCAAGCCCCCTGGTGATTCCCCCGTTCAAGATCAAAGGCAATGCAGTTGTCCTCGGTGAAGAAGGTCCCGAGTACAAGAAGCTCAAAGAAGCCGGTTTAGTGGCGTAA
- a CDS encoding c-type cytochrome yields the protein MRDLKVLAVVVFFTLVTYWGVEPYAHSVMHKHVEFEGFKYKDLKTPPKGDPAKGKALIATCTSCHGIKSQGMKAPMDPVSASAAYGVNPPDLSNAGAVLDEKFLANFIVSPTHAGLVKKSGMPGGMADAQGAADIAAYLKSIAPKEVKPQEAFEFACGRCHAMRYAKWTQIGFVPKTKADIKTGVDLAKLDFEKKVGQYQLNLAKYLGKLPPDLSIIVRARGEHYLKTFVENPQNLLHGTAMPRVGVNNEGYEKVYKYLEEVGDPSKPKREKVGPWVLGYFVLFAFLAYLWYKSQWKDLH from the coding sequence ATGAGAGATTTGAAAGTCTTAGCCGTCGTCGTATTCTTTACGCTGGTGACCTATTGGGGAGTGGAGCCTTATGCCCACTCCGTCATGCACAAGCATGTGGAGTTCGAGGGGTTCAAATATAAGGACCTCAAAACTCCTCCCAAGGGAGATCCCGCCAAGGGTAAAGCGCTCATCGCTACCTGTACTTCCTGCCACGGCATCAAGTCTCAGGGAATGAAAGCGCCGATGGATCCCGTTTCCGCTTCTGCAGCCTACGGGGTCAATCCTCCCGATCTGAGCAATGCCGGCGCCGTACTTGACGAGAAGTTCCTGGCCAACTTTATCGTCAGCCCCACCCATGCCGGTCTGGTCAAAAAGAGCGGAATGCCCGGTGGTATGGCTGATGCCCAGGGTGCGGCCGATATCGCTGCTTACCTGAAGTCCATCGCTCCCAAAGAGGTCAAGCCTCAGGAAGCTTTCGAATTCGCTTGCGGACGCTGCCACGCTATGCGCTATGCCAAGTGGACTCAGATCGGCTTCGTTCCCAAGACCAAAGCCGACATCAAAACCGGTGTCGATCTGGCGAAGCTCGATTTCGAGAAGAAAGTGGGTCAATATCAGCTGAACCTTGCCAAGTACCTGGGTAAACTCCCCCCCGATCTTTCGATTATCGTTCGGGCACGGGGTGAGCACTATCTCAAGACGTTTGTTGAGAATCCCCAAAACCTCCTGCACGGAACAGCGATGCCCCGTGTCGGCGTAAACAACGAGGGATACGAAAAAGTCTATAAATACCTCGAAGAGGTCGGTGATCCCAGCAAGCCCAAGCGCGAGAAAGTCGGTCCCTGGGTGCTCGGTTACTTTGTCCTCTTCGCCTTCCTGGCTTACCTCTGGTACAAGTCTCAGTGGAAAGACCTCCACTAA
- the mnmG gene encoding tRNA uridine-5-carboxymethylaminomethyl(34) synthesis enzyme MnmG produces MNHDVIVIGGGHAGIEASLAAARMGAKTLMITILAEQIGASSCNPAIGGLAKGHLVKEIDALGGEMGLCTDATGLQFRLLNSSKGPAVRGSRAQIDMDRYRIYMRDVCLNTPNLEVKQEIVERLIVEDGEVKGVETQLGNRYLAPKVIIASGTFLNGLIHIGQRTQQAGRQGEFASVSLAENLREMGFEIGRLKTGTCARIAGDSIDFSVMEEQPGDERPIPFSFRTDRENFNPEQMPCWVTYTTEETHRIIESNFHRAPLFSGQIEGVGPRYCPSIEDKIDRFRDRPRHQVFVEPQTREADEFYLNGLSTSLPTDVQEAMIRSISGLEKAKIVRWGYAIEYDFIQPTELYHTLESKKIRGLYWAGQVNGTTGYEEAAAQGLMAGINAVLALRGEEPLILGRDEAYIGVLIDDLVTKGTNEPYRMFTSRAEYRLLLREDNAHLRLAHYGVKLGLLPEKFGKKVAGTKAQIAEALEWLRSHYATPTKEFIAQLEAMGEQRINDKTAWIDLLARIAEPSREKLLELLPEFAKYPDEVIEQILVEAKYYRYIEKQQQQIDRMHEMHTVRIPEDFDYRKVQGLSNEIVEKLEKATPPTLFEASRISGITPAAIEILHVYIKMAQKGKA; encoded by the coding sequence ATGAATCACGACGTGATTGTCATCGGCGGGGGGCATGCGGGGATCGAGGCTTCCCTGGCCGCTGCGCGGATGGGGGCGAAGACCCTGATGATTACCATTCTGGCCGAGCAGATCGGTGCCAGCAGCTGTAACCCCGCCATCGGGGGATTGGCCAAGGGGCACCTGGTCAAGGAGATCGACGCCCTGGGCGGGGAGATGGGGCTCTGTACCGACGCGACGGGTTTGCAGTTTCGTCTGCTCAACTCTTCCAAAGGCCCCGCCGTTCGCGGCAGCCGGGCCCAGATCGATATGGACCGCTACCGGATCTATATGCGTGACGTCTGCCTCAATACCCCCAACCTGGAAGTCAAGCAGGAGATCGTGGAGCGGCTCATCGTCGAGGATGGGGAGGTCAAGGGGGTTGAGACCCAGCTGGGCAACCGCTACCTGGCTCCCAAGGTGATCATCGCCTCGGGGACCTTTCTGAACGGTCTGATCCATATCGGGCAGCGGACCCAGCAGGCGGGGCGTCAGGGGGAGTTCGCCTCAGTGAGCCTGGCGGAGAATCTGCGCGAAATGGGCTTCGAGATTGGGCGGCTCAAGACCGGGACCTGCGCCCGCATCGCCGGGGATTCCATCGACTTCTCCGTGATGGAGGAGCAGCCAGGCGACGAACGGCCCATTCCCTTCTCTTTCCGCACCGACCGGGAGAATTTCAATCCCGAGCAGATGCCCTGCTGGGTCACTTATACCACCGAAGAGACCCACAGGATCATCGAGAGCAATTTTCACCGGGCACCGCTTTTCAGCGGGCAGATCGAGGGAGTAGGGCCCCGTTACTGCCCCAGCATCGAAGACAAGATCGACCGCTTCCGGGACCGGCCCCGGCACCAGGTCTTCGTGGAGCCCCAGACGCGGGAGGCGGACGAGTTCTACCTTAACGGCCTAAGCACTTCGCTGCCGACCGATGTGCAGGAGGCGATGATCCGCTCCATTTCCGGGCTGGAGAAGGCCAAAATTGTCCGCTGGGGCTACGCCATCGAGTATGATTTCATCCAACCTACCGAGCTCTACCATACCCTGGAGAGCAAAAAGATCCGGGGGCTCTACTGGGCGGGGCAGGTCAACGGCACCACCGGTTACGAAGAGGCGGCGGCCCAGGGGCTGATGGCGGGGATCAACGCCGTGCTGGCCCTGCGGGGGGAAGAGCCTCTCATCCTGGGGCGCGACGAAGCATACATCGGAGTGCTCATCGACGATCTGGTCACCAAGGGGACCAACGAGCCCTACCGGATGTTTACCAGCCGGGCCGAATACCGGCTCCTGCTGCGGGAGGATAATGCCCATCTGCGCCTGGCCCACTACGGAGTGAAGCTGGGGCTGCTCCCCGAGAAGTTCGGCAAAAAGGTGGCCGGGACCAAGGCGCAGATCGCCGAGGCGCTGGAGTGGCTGCGGAGCCACTACGCCACCCCGACCAAAGAGTTCATCGCCCAGCTCGAAGCGATGGGGGAGCAGCGCATCAACGACAAGACCGCCTGGATCGATCTGCTCGCCCGCATCGCCGAACCTTCCAGAGAGAAGCTCCTGGAGCTTCTGCCGGAGTTCGCCAAATATCCCGATGAGGTGATCGAGCAGATTCTGGTGGAAGCCAAATACTACCGCTACATCGAAAAACAGCAGCAGCAGATCGACCGGATGCACGAGATGCACACCGTCAGGATCCCCGAGGATTTCGACTACCGCAAAGTCCAGGGGCTCAGCAACGAGATCGTGGAAAAGCTGGAGAAGGCGACCCCTCCGACCCTCTTCGAAGCCTCCCGGATCAGCGGGATCACCCCCGCGGCGATCGAGATTCTCCACGTCTACATCAAAATGGCCCAGAAAGGAAAAGCATGA
- a CDS encoding Shedu immune nuclease family protein, with amino-acid sequence MKKLKELIKNKSTERVIQKYLKSNLHLIAEHYASSENEYIIFSEFPIDEGKVDFVIFTDRSRMQIILIEIKGADFPYLTKSNKTSNVIRDAHEQILERFDFINHNYELFRRKVHEIRQEVEKGEIKYNSLLGSNGFLHVDPNKEIKYRGIVIGGYTTDDILESKKRNQLELDSNLKIQFESWDSFLRKVENKNRIKMTNFISTCSNKSFPIGTRVKTKIAWPSVPIGTEGIVDEHYGNGGIMVAWDLPSQPLPHDYKEFNLEKSVRGILRDGFSESETKYLEIIKRN; translated from the coding sequence ATGAAAAAATTAAAAGAATTAATAAAAAATAAATCAACGGAACGAGTTATTCAAAAGTATTTGAAAAGCAATCTTCATTTAATTGCAGAACATTATGCATCTTCTGAAAATGAATATATAATCTTTTCAGAATTTCCAATAGATGAAGGTAAAGTAGATTTCGTAATATTTACAGATCGTTCGAGAATGCAGATTATTCTAATAGAGATAAAAGGAGCTGATTTTCCATATTTGACTAAATCTAATAAAACATCTAATGTGATAAGAGATGCACATGAGCAAATATTAGAAAGATTTGATTTCATAAACCATAATTACGAGCTTTTTAGACGGAAAGTTCATGAGATTAGACAAGAGGTTGAAAAAGGTGAAATAAAATACAACTCCTTATTGGGTAGCAATGGTTTTTTACATGTTGATCCTAATAAAGAAATTAAATATCGTGGTATTGTTATTGGTGGATACACAACCGACGATATTTTAGAAAGTAAAAAAAGGAATCAGCTTGAATTAGATTCTAATCTTAAGATTCAATTTGAATCATGGGATAGTTTCCTGAGAAAAGTTGAGAACAAAAATAGAATAAAGATGACAAACTTTATAAGTACTTGTTCAAATAAAAGTTTTCCAATTGGCACAAGAGTAAAAACAAAAATTGCGTGGCCTTCTGTACCTATAGGTACAGAAGGAATTGTCGATGAACATTATGGTAATGGAGGAATAATGGTTGCTTGGGATTTGCCAAGTCAACCTTTGCCACATGATTACAAAGAATTTAATTTAGAAAAATCAGTACGTGGGATTTTAAGAGATGGTTTTTCTGAATCTGAAACTAAATATTTGGAAATTATTAAACGAAATTAA
- a CDS encoding cytochrome b: MAHFDPNAKPFSHQWLNERLAIDTLKRVLSTEYWIPKNINFLWAMGMVLAATFGVLLISGIFLLMYYIPDTKLAFDSVNHTIMGEVGYGWLWRHMHAVAASLVFLIIYIHMFTGIYYGSYKRGRELIWLSGMLLFVSFSAEAFSGYMLPWGQMSYWAGMVITNLFSLGSLNLNGLVEWIRGDYVPGQAFLGRFFMLHVVLMPLIIMALIVLHFGTLRIPHVNNQDGEEIDFEAEAEKWKAGLRKESKVIPFNPVFLSKDTFVMGIYFILYFYLVFYHFEFAMDPVNFDPADPLKTPPHIYPEWYFLWSYEILRPFSKNAGLIAFGFAQVIFFLLPFLDRSPNVAPANRRGIFAIWFWLLLVDMVVLTIMGKVPPMGIYTKIGTVAAWTFIILWIALPFITKMEKPVRGQK, translated from the coding sequence ATGGCACATTTTGACCCCAACGCGAAGCCGTTTTCACATCAATGGCTCAATGAACGACTGGCGATCGATACCCTCAAGAGGGTATTGTCCACCGAATACTGGATCCCCAAAAACATCAACTTCCTCTGGGCCATGGGGATGGTCCTCGCCGCCACCTTCGGCGTACTGCTGATCAGCGGAATCTTCCTGTTGATGTATTACATCCCTGACACCAAATTGGCGTTTGACAGTGTCAACCACACCATTATGGGTGAGGTGGGCTACGGATGGCTCTGGCGTCATATGCACGCTGTAGCCGCTTCTCTGGTCTTCCTGATTATCTACATCCATATGTTTACCGGAATCTATTACGGCTCCTATAAGCGGGGCCGTGAGCTGATCTGGCTGAGTGGTATGCTGCTCTTCGTCTCCTTCTCCGCTGAAGCTTTCTCCGGTTATATGCTGCCCTGGGGACAGATGAGTTACTGGGCGGGAATGGTTATCACCAACCTCTTCAGCCTCGGTTCTCTGAACCTTAACGGACTGGTCGAGTGGATCCGTGGTGACTACGTTCCCGGCCAGGCATTCCTGGGCCGCTTCTTTATGCTGCACGTTGTGCTGATGCCTCTGATCATCATGGCATTGATCGTACTGCACTTCGGAACCCTGCGGATTCCCCACGTCAACAACCAGGACGGTGAAGAGATCGACTTCGAAGCGGAAGCCGAGAAGTGGAAAGCCGGTCTGCGCAAAGAGTCCAAAGTCATCCCCTTCAACCCGGTCTTCCTGAGTAAGGATACCTTCGTTATGGGGATCTACTTCATTCTCTATTTCTATCTGGTCTTCTACCACTTCGAGTTTGCGATGGATCCGGTCAACTTCGATCCTGCCGATCCTCTGAAAACTCCGCCGCACATCTATCCCGAGTGGTACTTCCTCTGGAGTTATGAAATCCTGCGGCCCTTCTCCAAGAATGCAGGTCTGATCGCCTTCGGTTTCGCCCAGGTGATCTTCTTCCTCCTGCCTTTCCTGGACCGCAGCCCCAACGTGGCTCCTGCCAACCGGCGCGGAATCTTCGCCATCTGGTTCTGGCTGCTGCTGGTAGATATGGTCGTGCTGACAATCATGGGTAAAGTGCCTCCGATGGGCATCTATACGAAAATCGGAACGGTAGCGGCCTGGACGTTCATCATTCTCTGGATCGCTCTGCCGTTCATTACCAAAATGGAAAAACCTGTTAGGGGGCAGAAATGA
- a CDS encoding type II toxin-antitoxin system Phd/YefM family antitoxin translates to MDIVSDIKSITYLKSRAADVLKQINETGRPMIITQNGEAKAVIQDPKSYEEMKRAITLMKMLSFAEEDIRKGEVYSEEEVFASVEELLEK, encoded by the coding sequence ATGGATATAGTGAGTGATATCAAATCAATTACCTATCTGAAGAGCCGGGCGGCTGATGTCTTGAAGCAGATCAACGAAACCGGCCGTCCAATGATCATTACCCAAAACGGTGAAGCAAAGGCAGTTATTCAAGATCCCAAAAGCTATGAAGAGATGAAGCGTGCCATTACGTTGATGAAAATGCTCTCTTTCGCCGAAGAAGATATCCGCAAGGGCGAAGTGTACAGCGAAGAGGAAGTCTTTGCTTCTGTGGAAGAGCTGTTGGAAAAATGA
- a CDS encoding restriction endonuclease, protein MFELPPPKDWETFEELCADLWSEILKDKNIQRNGRRGQAQNGVDIYGVDDETGERYGIQCKHKTFYKKLDISEIDSEIKKAESFRPRLDKYIIATSASKDVRIENHVRQLNVQNFTNGKFSIYVYGWEDILEKIYNYRNILKKYYNFLINPSSPDEIYFNFWYRNASIDKLWYYGCYLPFHTYDLQYSYYFIEILNSYLNKHDDFISSTLAVNSNSLLKEYISKFNVAAQNLLYALHEYEPKKETSTNSDDIILIYWVEYGHLEYHERSDFVESKKDNIRSCFYHLIEVANKIITIWNTRLGNGKNINLIEFAQPNPDFGLIRGLYLIKPHYPILKN, encoded by the coding sequence ATGTTTGAGTTACCGCCACCTAAAGATTGGGAGACTTTTGAAGAACTATGTGCGGACTTGTGGTCTGAAATACTGAAAGATAAAAACATTCAAAGAAATGGAAGAAGAGGACAAGCTCAAAATGGTGTTGATATTTATGGAGTAGATGATGAGACAGGGGAGAGATATGGAATACAATGTAAACACAAAACTTTTTACAAAAAATTAGATATTAGTGAAATTGACAGCGAAATAAAAAAAGCAGAAAGTTTTAGGCCAAGATTAGATAAATATATTATCGCAACATCTGCTTCAAAAGATGTAAGAATAGAAAATCATGTAAGGCAGTTAAATGTACAAAATTTCACAAATGGTAAGTTTTCAATATATGTATATGGTTGGGAGGATATTTTAGAGAAAATATATAATTATAGAAATATTTTAAAAAAATACTATAATTTTTTGATTAATCCATCAAGTCCAGATGAAATTTATTTTAATTTTTGGTATAGAAACGCATCTATAGATAAACTCTGGTATTATGGGTGTTATTTACCGTTCCATACTTATGATCTTCAGTATTCTTATTATTTTATTGAAATTCTAAATAGTTATTTAAATAAACATGATGATTTTATATCAAGTACATTAGCTGTAAATAGTAATAGCTTATTGAAAGAGTATATTTCAAAATTTAATGTTGCCGCCCAAAATTTACTATACGCGCTCCATGAATATGAACCTAAAAAAGAAACTTCAACAAATAGCGACGATATTATACTTATTTACTGGGTTGAGTATGGACATTTAGAATACCACGAACGAAGTGATTTTGTGGAAAGCAAAAAAGACAATATCAGAAGTTGCTTTTATCATTTAATTGAAGTGGCTAATAAAATTATCACCATATGGAATACGCGATTAGGTAATGGAAAAAACATTAATTTAATCGAATTTGCTCAACCAAATCCTGACTTTGGTCTTATAAGAGGGTTATATTTAATAAAGCCACATTATCCAATACTAAAAAACTAA
- a CDS encoding type II toxin-antitoxin system RelE/ParE family toxin: MSQAYHLVWTANALEDLLEIIAYIKEDNPDAAERVYRSIREKAESSSFFPLKGRVVPELEREGITLYREIVAPPWRIIYRIMDERVYVMAIVDSRRNLEDLLLRKLLKK; the protein is encoded by the coding sequence ATGAGTCAAGCGTATCACCTGGTTTGGACTGCCAATGCCCTGGAAGATCTGCTAGAGATTATTGCCTATATCAAAGAAGATAATCCTGATGCTGCGGAGAGGGTGTATCGAAGCATTAGAGAAAAAGCCGAGTCGAGTAGCTTCTTCCCCCTCAAAGGCCGGGTGGTTCCAGAATTAGAACGGGAGGGGATAACTCTTTACCGTGAAATAGTTGCCCCGCCTTGGCGGATCATTTATCGGATAATGGATGAAAGGGTCTATGTTATGGCGATCGTTGATTCGAGGCGCAATCTTGAGGATTTGTTGTTGAGGAAGCTGTTGAAGAAATAG